From a region of the Bacillus sp. 2205SS5-2 genome:
- a CDS encoding aminopeptidase, translating to MNNFQQNLEKYAELVVKVGVNIQENQTLIVNATIDSAEFVRLVVKKAYEVGAKNVNVFWGDDVVSRYTYDLAPDEAFTEFPKWRANALEEYAKNGAAFMSVVSSSPQLLKGVNPERISNFQKAAGAAMKEYRRFIQSDKVSWAVVAAPSEDWAKLVFPNEDNDQAVEKLWDAIFKAVRVDQADPVVAWKEHDQALHQKVDYLNEKNYQKLHYTAPGTDLTIELPKGHLWVGAGSVNEQGHTFMANMPTEEVFTVPLKTGVNGTVSSTKPLSYGGNIIDNFTVTFENGRIVDVKAEQGEDILKNLVATDEGSHYLGEVALVPHHSPISSSNVLFYNTLFDENASNHLAIGNAYAFCIEGGKTMSPEELDENGLNSSITHVDFMIGSEKMNIDGIKEDETKEPIFRNGNWA from the coding sequence ATGAATAATTTTCAACAAAATCTTGAGAAATACGCTGAGCTTGTCGTCAAAGTTGGCGTGAACATTCAAGAAAATCAAACCTTAATTGTGAATGCTACGATTGACTCAGCAGAATTTGTCCGATTAGTCGTAAAAAAAGCATACGAAGTCGGCGCAAAAAATGTGAACGTATTCTGGGGTGACGATGTTGTTTCACGCTATACATATGATTTAGCTCCTGATGAAGCATTTACTGAATTCCCTAAATGGCGTGCAAATGCCTTGGAAGAATACGCTAAAAACGGGGCTGCCTTCATGTCAGTTGTTTCTTCTTCACCGCAATTATTAAAGGGCGTGAATCCTGAACGGATTTCGAATTTCCAAAAAGCAGCCGGTGCTGCTATGAAAGAATACCGTCGCTTTATTCAATCAGATAAGGTAAGTTGGGCTGTTGTGGCTGCACCTTCAGAAGATTGGGCTAAACTTGTCTTCCCAAATGAAGACAATGACCAAGCTGTAGAAAAGCTTTGGGATGCGATTTTTAAAGCTGTCCGCGTCGACCAAGCTGATCCGGTCGTTGCTTGGAAAGAACATGATCAAGCTTTGCATCAAAAAGTCGATTATTTAAATGAAAAAAACTATCAAAAGCTTCATTACACAGCACCTGGTACTGATTTAACGATCGAACTTCCAAAGGGCCACCTATGGGTAGGAGCAGGGAGTGTCAATGAACAAGGACATACCTTTATGGCCAATATGCCAACAGAAGAAGTTTTCACTGTTCCACTAAAAACAGGAGTAAATGGCACAGTTTCTAGTACCAAGCCATTAAGCTATGGTGGGAATATTATCGATAACTTCACTGTTACGTTCGAAAACGGACGTATCGTGGACGTTAAGGCGGAGCAGGGCGAAGATATTCTAAAAAATCTTGTTGCGACAGACGAAGGCTCTCATTATTTGGGGGAAGTTGCTCTAGTTCCTCATCATTCACCAATCTCATCATCTAATGTTTTATTTTATAACACATTATTTGATGAAAATGCCTCCAATCATTTAGCCATTGGAAATGCCTATGCATTCTGTATAGAGGGTGGGAAAACAATGTCTCCAGAGGAACTAGATGAAAATGGTCTAAATTCAAGTATTACTCATGTTGACTTTATGATTGGTTCAGAAAAAATGAATATTGATGGAATTAAAGAAGATGAAACAAAGGAACCTATTTTCCGCAACGGAAACTGGGCATAA
- a CDS encoding methyl-accepting chemotaxis protein, whose protein sequence is MTLDQLITQDRTKKNALMFYTYLLSLVSALIFTILNESPIQTISIYAIELVVFILFYVLFQFLLKKPIFFPYFSIVMIYGMCITSILLIGGSMNNFFILFFLAVFSTVHFNPRIYGLGQGFGIISLVLNNIYATENLSEIFPSILLVYSLLAIILGVLIRQNGRQFSHLKEYIATAEAETTKKDEQKTFLENELSLISFGISNIHTQIQNHLVSQNEMKTAVSEISAGSLTQSDQINSIASISELTMEKMNDLAKMADELFTHTGDATDIATSGSEKVSELKGNMYELSTFIHELSDTFTELTNKIEETNSFIGNIQNITEQTNLLALNASIEAARAGEAGRGFSIVADEIRKLAEMTSNTAQLITVNLSSVNMANSSALEKMTLSNSKLNENLLTTDQVVGSFTNLRGKLSLIQGQFTQLATTVNEVNGRTVDAELSTKELAAVFEQASAGLEEISATIETLNEDNQAIAQYVEETVQSASKIQEKIS, encoded by the coding sequence ATGACTTTAGATCAACTGATTACCCAGGATCGTACCAAAAAGAACGCATTAATGTTTTACACGTATTTATTATCACTTGTTTCCGCACTAATTTTTACAATTTTAAATGAAAGTCCAATCCAGACTATATCCATTTATGCGATTGAGCTTGTTGTGTTTATTCTGTTTTATGTTCTATTTCAATTTTTATTAAAGAAACCTATTTTCTTCCCGTACTTTAGCATTGTTATGATCTATGGAATGTGTATCACTTCTATTCTCCTAATAGGGGGATCTATGAATAACTTTTTCATTTTATTCTTTCTAGCTGTTTTTTCAACCGTTCACTTTAATCCGAGAATTTATGGCTTAGGACAGGGATTTGGAATTATTTCACTAGTTTTAAACAATATTTATGCGACAGAGAACTTGAGCGAAATATTCCCTTCAATCCTTCTTGTTTATAGCTTACTCGCAATTATTTTAGGAGTATTGATTCGCCAAAATGGTCGTCAATTCAGTCATTTGAAAGAATATATTGCAACAGCTGAAGCGGAAACGACTAAGAAGGATGAGCAAAAAACATTTCTCGAAAATGAACTCTCTTTAATCTCCTTCGGTATCTCAAACATTCACACACAAATTCAGAATCATCTAGTGTCACAAAATGAGATGAAAACCGCTGTGTCAGAAATTTCTGCAGGAAGTTTGACCCAAAGTGACCAAATTAATAGTATTGCTTCCATTTCAGAACTGACGATGGAAAAGATGAATGATTTGGCCAAAATGGCCGACGAGCTTTTCACTCATACAGGGGATGCGACTGATATCGCAACTTCAGGATCGGAGAAGGTTTCGGAGCTGAAAGGAAATATGTATGAGTTGAGTACTTTTATCCATGAATTAAGCGATACATTCACTGAGCTCACAAATAAAATTGAAGAAACAAATAGCTTTATCGGAAATATTCAAAATATCACTGAACAAACCAATTTACTTGCACTTAACGCTTCCATCGAAGCGGCTCGAGCTGGAGAAGCTGGAAGAGGATTCTCTATTGTGGCCGATGAAATCCGAAAGCTCGCCGAAATGACGAGCAATACAGCACAGCTCATTACAGTAAACCTTTCTTCTGTAAACATGGCCAATTCAAGTGCCTTAGAAAAGATGACTTTGAGTAATAGTAAATTAAATGAAAATCTCTTAACAACGGACCAAGTTGTCGGCTCTTTCACCAATCTTCGTGGAAAGTTATCCCTTATTCAAGGTCAATTCACCCAATTGGCAACAACTGTTAATGAAGTGAATGGCCGAACCGTAGATGCCGAGCTTTCTACAAAAGAACTTGCGGCTGTTTTTGAGCAAGCTTCAGCTGGATTAGAAGAAATTTCAGCCACAATCGAAACATTGAACGAAGACAACCAAGCAATTGCTCAATACGTAGAGGAAACTGTTCAGAGTGCTTCAAAAATCCAAGAAAAAATATCATAA
- a CDS encoding FAD-binding domain-containing protein, with amino-acid sequence MNIVWLKRDLRLKDHQPLLDAASAGETLILYVVEPSVWKSSGMSKRQLRFVIQGLEDVKIQLENIGGRLAFYIGEMNEVLSLLAHTYGVFHLWSYCEGGSTLLNHRNAFVKEWIQEKGFYYSEIEQYEKLRKKQWLEKMNQPIKSLPRKIFSPKELPIGFFEDVKSLFRFEKLLQGELIVFGEQGGEKNAEDTLKLSLKAEDLFYRLTSYLAWGNISSRMIWQKVSEVQSSQDSAVHPFLEQLFAREMLLATSNLGSISMEQPVQRVEKQIDSKELVNWEQGKTGFPIIDAIMRSLQKTGHIEEELKEIVVSFAHHFLLLQKEQIGFSLAKMLIDYDPPSHWAKLNQYVKRSPLMHTIKTGKKIDPHGEFIKRHVIELKQIPAKYTHEPWLYPGFFALNYPSPVFDYHKEFSKAKRVRSSQKKTDLSMGENSSQLTLDI; translated from the coding sequence GTGAATATTGTTTGGTTAAAAAGAGATCTGCGATTAAAAGATCATCAACCTTTGTTGGATGCAGCTTCAGCTGGGGAAACACTCATCTTATACGTGGTTGAACCTTCTGTTTGGAAGTCTTCTGGAATGTCTAAGCGCCAGCTACGATTTGTTATTCAAGGACTAGAAGATGTAAAAATTCAGCTTGAAAATATAGGCGGTCGACTGGCTTTTTACATTGGTGAAATGAATGAAGTATTGTCTCTACTTGCTCATACATATGGGGTATTTCATTTGTGGTCCTATTGTGAGGGGGGATCTACTTTACTTAATCACCGAAATGCTTTTGTTAAAGAATGGATTCAGGAAAAAGGCTTTTATTATTCAGAGATTGAACAATATGAAAAACTGCGAAAGAAACAATGGCTGGAGAAGATGAACCAGCCTATAAAATCACTTCCTAGAAAAATATTTTCGCCTAAAGAGCTACCCATTGGTTTTTTTGAAGACGTAAAGAGTTTATTCCGCTTCGAAAAATTATTACAAGGAGAACTGATTGTTTTTGGAGAGCAGGGGGGAGAGAAGAATGCTGAGGATACCCTGAAATTGAGTCTGAAAGCAGAGGATCTTTTTTATCGGCTCACTTCTTATTTAGCTTGGGGAAATATTTCTTCTCGAATGATTTGGCAAAAAGTAAGTGAAGTTCAGTCTAGTCAAGATTCAGCTGTACATCCATTTCTTGAGCAATTATTTGCTCGAGAAATGCTACTTGCGACAAGTAACTTAGGCTCAATTTCTATGGAACAGCCTGTACAAAGAGTAGAGAAGCAGATAGATTCAAAGGAATTGGTTAATTGGGAGCAAGGAAAGACGGGTTTTCCAATTATTGATGCTATCATGAGGTCGCTACAAAAAACGGGTCATATAGAGGAAGAGTTAAAAGAAATTGTTGTTTCGTTTGCTCATCATTTTCTACTACTACAAAAAGAGCAAATCGGGTTCTCATTGGCCAAAATGCTCATAGACTATGATCCTCCGAGTCATTGGGCAAAGTTGAATCAATATGTTAAGCGTTCACCCCTCATGCATACAATAAAAACAGGGAAAAAAATAGATCCACATGGTGAGTTTATTAAGCGTCATGTGATTGAATTAAAGCAAATTCCTGCTAAATATACTCACGAGCCATGGTTATATCCGGGTTTCTTTGCGCTTAATTATCCATCTCCAGTCTTTGATTATCATAAAGAATTTTCGAAAGCCAAAAGGGTAAGATCCTCTCAGAAGAAAACAGACTTATCAATGGGAGAAAACTCAAGTCAGCTGACGTTAGATATATAA
- a CDS encoding DUF1128 domain-containing protein — translation MDLNTKNRENMVFMLDEIKTKLRMVNEGAVNSSDFNLEKYEDIKDMYHYVMKKPTFSPNEMQSIVEEIGDLRK, via the coding sequence ATGGATTTAAACACAAAAAATAGAGAAAACATGGTTTTTATGTTAGATGAAATTAAAACAAAATTACGTATGGTAAACGAAGGGGCAGTTAATTCCAGCGATTTCAACCTTGAAAAGTATGAGGATATTAAAGACATGTATCATTACGTCATGAAAAAACCAACCTTCAGCCCAAACGAAATGCAATCCATAGTAGAAGAAATAGGAGACTTAAGGAAATAA
- a CDS encoding YtxH domain-containing protein — MAKNRLVQGMVYGAIIGGAISMLDRNTREGVVDGTKKSGKQIKHYSKNPKQMSDYMKDLYDKFKTTADQLNEDVKFVNEKFETLRNEVTPQVKEVLEETKNNLQESQESYKEVFQDEEKSLNNTNEMENTDYTTSDRVNRNIPSESGNNIRTYQNN; from the coding sequence ATGGCTAAAAACAGGTTAGTTCAAGGAATGGTTTATGGAGCAATTATTGGTGGAGCAATTTCGATGTTGGACCGTAATACAAGAGAAGGTGTAGTTGACGGAACTAAAAAAAGTGGAAAACAAATAAAACATTATTCAAAGAACCCAAAACAAATGAGTGACTATATGAAAGATTTATATGATAAATTCAAAACAACAGCAGATCAATTAAATGAAGATGTGAAATTTGTAAATGAGAAATTCGAAACGTTGCGTAATGAAGTAACTCCCCAAGTGAAAGAAGTCCTAGAAGAAACGAAGAACAATCTTCAGGAGTCTCAAGAAAGTTATAAAGAAGTGTTCCAAGACGAAGAGAAATCTCTAAATAACACGAATGAAATGGAAAATACTGATTATACTACTAGCGATAGAGTGAATCGTAATATTCCTTCAGAGTCTGGAAACAACATCAGAACTTATCAAAACAACTAA
- a CDS encoding pseudouridine-5'-phosphate glycosidase — translation MENYLEYSEEVLLAKQEGRPIIALESTIISHGMPYPQNVKTAKEVESILRENGVIPSTIAIMNGKIKIGLSDEELEFLGKTEGVAKVSRRDMPFVLASKTLGATTVAATMICAQMADVSVFVTGGIGGVHRNGEATLDISADLEELAQTNVAVICAGAKSILDLGLTLEYLETKGVPVIGYGTETLPAFYTRNSAYSVNYTLDTPLEVANVMKTKWDLGLKGGLVVANPIPEESAMGDEIHSIIEGALTEAEEKGIIGKDVTPFLLGKVKEMTKGKSLEANIALVKHNALIGSLIAKQFYKESVGI, via the coding sequence ATGGAAAATTATTTGGAGTATTCAGAAGAAGTATTACTAGCTAAACAAGAGGGTAGACCAATTATAGCATTAGAATCAACAATCATTTCGCATGGAATGCCTTATCCACAAAATGTGAAAACTGCAAAAGAAGTAGAATCTATTTTACGAGAAAATGGAGTTATTCCGTCAACCATTGCGATAATGAACGGAAAAATAAAAATCGGCCTTTCTGATGAAGAGCTTGAATTCTTAGGGAAAACGGAAGGCGTTGCTAAGGTTAGCAGAAGAGATATGCCTTTTGTTTTAGCTTCCAAAACCTTAGGGGCAACGACTGTGGCAGCGACCATGATTTGCGCACAAATGGCCGATGTTTCGGTGTTTGTTACCGGTGGAATCGGGGGTGTACACCGAAACGGAGAAGCGACATTAGATATTTCTGCTGATTTAGAAGAATTAGCACAAACAAATGTAGCTGTAATTTGTGCAGGTGCCAAGTCAATTCTAGATCTTGGTTTGACCTTAGAATATTTGGAAACAAAAGGTGTGCCGGTTATTGGCTATGGAACAGAAACTCTTCCTGCTTTTTACACGAGAAATAGCGCCTATTCTGTAAATTACACACTAGACACTCCCCTAGAAGTCGCTAATGTAATGAAAACTAAATGGGATTTAGGACTTAAAGGTGGATTAGTAGTCGCAAACCCGATTCCGGAAGAATCAGCAATGGGAGACGAAATTCATTCCATTATCGAGGGTGCTTTAACGGAGGCAGAGGAAAAAGGGATTATTGGGAAAGATGTGACTCCTTTTCTATTGGGAAAAGTAAAAGAAATGACAAAAGGTAAGAGCCTTGAGGCTAATATTGCTCTTGTAAAACATAATGCATTAATCGGTTCCTTGATAGCAAAACAATTCTACAAAGAGAGTGTAGGAATTTAA
- a CDS encoding acyl-CoA dehydrogenase family protein gives MNFYQNDSLLKDILKHQLEDDFFQWADGELTEYGQLCGTEIDERAKHTDREGQPKLLKYDRFGNDVSEVWLNEGYKQTIRDTYERGIVGYIHKAIPLLGRTGNYTYSFAQGYLLSQSEPGFYCPVTLTMATAYLLDHYGSDEVKNRFLPHILSTGEVELYEGATFLTERQGGSDVGANVVSAKLTENGSYQLYGEKYFASNAGACGVAMVLARREGAAEGTRGLSLFAVPWRNNNGSVNQITIRRLKDKLGVRAVPSAEIVFEGSEAYLVGEAAKGIHYMMEALNLSRVCNAIASIGIMKRAYEEAKTYAMEREAFGKRLTSYPMIRESLVKMSVKHEVDTRAIFSLISLFEKVMKKGSSATDEEKVLNRLLIALLKKESAEQSIHFAHEAIEMHGGNGYIEDFVTPRLLRDAQVLTVWEGTANVLGLEVLRLMNRYQAHALFIEKMEKEYSHLTTEQQQIGKEVISGLAQLKELTEYSMNSSEDVQTYHCKRIARLMTYIYESIVILKVISTPRSRKVAEVFLRDTWQKEEWKDEKLLGHQYFDDIVLHKAHQGV, from the coding sequence ATGAATTTTTATCAAAATGATTCCCTATTAAAAGACATTTTAAAACATCAGTTAGAGGATGATTTCTTTCAATGGGCGGACGGAGAGCTAACTGAATACGGTCAGTTATGTGGTACGGAGATAGATGAACGAGCGAAACATACGGATCGTGAAGGGCAGCCAAAACTGCTAAAATATGATCGCTTTGGGAATGATGTGTCTGAGGTATGGCTCAATGAAGGATACAAACAAACGATTCGTGATACGTATGAGCGAGGAATTGTTGGGTATATTCATAAGGCGATACCATTGCTAGGGAGAACAGGGAACTATACTTATTCTTTTGCGCAAGGATACTTACTTTCTCAATCAGAACCAGGATTTTATTGTCCCGTTACGTTGACGATGGCTACCGCTTATCTGCTCGATCATTATGGTAGTGACGAAGTTAAGAACCGCTTTTTACCTCATATTCTTTCAACGGGGGAAGTTGAACTATATGAGGGAGCGACATTCTTAACCGAAAGACAAGGAGGTTCTGATGTCGGAGCCAATGTTGTGAGTGCAAAACTGACGGAGAACGGCTCGTATCAGTTATATGGTGAAAAATATTTTGCCTCGAATGCAGGAGCTTGTGGGGTTGCGATGGTTTTAGCACGAAGAGAGGGAGCTGCAGAAGGAACGAGAGGCTTGAGCTTATTCGCAGTTCCGTGGCGAAACAACAACGGTTCTGTAAATCAAATCACCATTCGGCGCTTGAAAGATAAACTAGGTGTTCGTGCGGTTCCTTCTGCTGAAATTGTATTTGAAGGATCGGAGGCTTATTTAGTAGGAGAGGCTGCAAAAGGAATTCACTATATGATGGAAGCACTGAATTTATCAAGAGTTTGCAACGCAATCGCTTCTATCGGCATTATGAAAAGAGCGTATGAGGAAGCGAAAACCTACGCAATGGAAAGAGAGGCGTTTGGCAAGAGGCTTACAAGCTATCCGATGATTCGTGAATCACTCGTGAAGATGTCTGTGAAGCATGAAGTTGACACACGAGCAATTTTTTCCTTGATTTCATTATTTGAAAAAGTTATGAAGAAAGGAAGTTCAGCGACAGACGAAGAAAAAGTATTGAACCGCCTTTTGATTGCTTTATTGAAGAAAGAATCAGCTGAACAATCGATTCACTTTGCCCATGAAGCGATTGAAATGCATGGTGGAAATGGCTATATTGAAGATTTTGTTACTCCTCGCTTACTCCGTGATGCACAAGTACTAACCGTATGGGAAGGAACCGCCAATGTATTAGGTTTAGAGGTATTGAGACTGATGAACCGTTATCAAGCCCATGCCTTGTTTATTGAAAAAATGGAGAAAGAATACTCACACTTAACAACTGAGCAACAGCAAATAGGGAAAGAGGTTATTTCCGGTTTAGCGCAATTAAAGGAGCTAACGGAATACAGCATGAATAGTTCAGAAGATGTTCAGACTTATCATTGCAAAAGAATAGCTAGATTGATGACATATATTTATGAGAGCATAGTAATATTAAAGGTTATTTCAACACCAAGAAGTCGAAAAGTAGCAGAAGTATTTCTTCGTGATACATGGCAGAAAGAAGAGTGGAAAGATGAAAAATTGTTAGGGCATCAATACTTTGATGATATTGTTCTGCATAAAGCACATCAAGGGGTATAA
- a CDS encoding YihY/virulence factor BrkB family protein: MSFLKELGESVKNSELTGFAAQLAYFFLLSLFPLLIFFVTLLSYLPFTEEDILSVIHDFAPGDTMNLIRSTLNEVMSKRNTGLLSFGLLATIWSASRGLHALIKSLNRAYDVEEERPFFIQIGVSILLTLALIFVFFIVLLLPVFGEQIGLYISSKLGFSNLFAVIWESIRWALTPFLLFIIFVVIYFLAPNKKISCTSAFPGAIFAAVGWVVVSFGFSYYVSNFGNYSATYGSIGGIIVLMVWLYLSGIIILIGGEVNALFQARKDNNC; this comes from the coding sequence ATGAGTTTTTTAAAGGAACTAGGAGAGAGTGTGAAAAATTCTGAGTTGACTGGGTTTGCAGCCCAGTTAGCTTATTTTTTCCTACTCTCTCTTTTTCCTTTGCTTATTTTTTTTGTAACACTGTTATCGTATTTGCCTTTTACTGAAGAAGATATCTTAAGTGTCATTCACGATTTCGCACCAGGTGATACGATGAATCTCATCCGATCAACTCTGAATGAAGTAATGAGTAAACGGAATACTGGGCTACTATCATTCGGTTTGCTTGCTACCATCTGGTCAGCCTCAAGGGGGTTACATGCTCTAATAAAATCACTGAACCGTGCGTATGATGTAGAAGAAGAACGTCCATTCTTCATTCAAATAGGTGTGTCGATTTTACTAACTCTAGCTTTGATTTTTGTGTTCTTTATTGTGTTGTTACTTCCTGTTTTTGGTGAACAGATTGGCTTATACATATCTTCAAAGCTTGGTTTTTCCAATTTATTTGCGGTTATTTGGGAAAGTATCAGGTGGGCTTTAACGCCGTTTCTCTTATTTATCATCTTTGTTGTTATATACTTCCTCGCTCCGAATAAAAAAATCAGTTGTACGAGCGCATTTCCAGGAGCAATATTTGCAGCAGTCGGCTGGGTAGTTGTATCGTTCGGATTTTCATACTATGTCAGTAATTTCGGTAATTATTCAGCTACCTATGGGAGTATCGGGGGAATAATTGTCTTGATGGTTTGGTTATATTTATCAGGTATTATTATACTAATTGGTGGAGAGGTAAATGCATTATTTCAAGCTAGAAAAGATAATAACTGTTAG
- a CDS encoding carbohydrate kinase produces MNDKEKQLLELIENNPFISQNELSELSGLSRSAVAGYISSFMKKGLILGRAYVLPKKTGVVCIGGANVDRKLQVENELQQGTSNPATSFQSTGGVARNISENLGRIGMNVSLLSVVGDDAEGKWLIDETKPYVNMDHVSILPKHTTGTYSAILTNSGDMFVAIADMGIYDDVDSTYFEKKWGTISSAEMVLLDTNFSPEVIRYILRRCKYEKIPVTIAPVSAPKVKKLPENLTGTTWLITNHEEAESLLNTKLIEDSDFFLAAKKLINRGVERVVISRGEKGIIYYTRDGNASVILPPTIEVKDVTGAGDSLVAGIIYGHVHELEAEKAAQLGMACSYVTLQSTDTVSRKMSKDNIQKVYKQYY; encoded by the coding sequence ATGAACGACAAAGAGAAGCAATTGTTGGAATTAATTGAAAATAATCCATTTATTAGTCAAAATGAGTTATCAGAACTGAGTGGTTTATCTCGATCAGCAGTAGCAGGCTATATATCCTCATTTATGAAAAAAGGACTCATTCTTGGAAGGGCTTACGTATTACCGAAAAAGACAGGTGTAGTCTGTATTGGAGGAGCCAATGTAGACCGAAAACTTCAGGTGGAAAATGAGCTTCAACAAGGTACATCCAATCCAGCAACTTCTTTCCAATCTACAGGAGGTGTTGCGAGAAACATTTCCGAGAATCTGGGGCGCATAGGGATGAATGTTTCTCTTTTGAGTGTCGTGGGTGATGATGCAGAAGGAAAATGGCTTATAGACGAAACCAAACCGTATGTAAATATGGATCATGTTTCGATCCTTCCTAAGCATACGACAGGAACGTATTCTGCTATTTTAACCAATAGTGGAGATATGTTTGTCGCCATTGCTGATATGGGTATTTACGATGATGTAGATTCTACTTATTTTGAAAAGAAGTGGGGGACCATTTCCTCAGCGGAAATGGTTTTACTGGATACAAACTTCTCACCTGAGGTCATTAGGTACATACTTAGGCGATGCAAATATGAAAAAATTCCTGTGACAATTGCTCCGGTATCAGCACCAAAAGTGAAAAAACTACCAGAGAATTTAACGGGCACCACTTGGTTAATCACGAATCACGAAGAAGCAGAGTCGCTCTTAAATACGAAATTAATTGAAGATAGCGACTTCTTTCTTGCAGCAAAAAAATTGATTAATCGTGGTGTGGAGCGAGTGGTCATTAGCCGTGGAGAAAAAGGAATTATCTATTATACGAGAGATGGAAATGCGTCGGTCATTCTCCCCCCCACAATAGAAGTAAAGGATGTGACAGGGGCAGGTGATTCCTTGGTTGCTGGAATCATTTATGGTCATGTACATGAACTAGAAGCAGAAAAAGCTGCACAATTAGGGATGGCCTGTTCCTATGTAACATTACAAAGCACTGATACAGTCTCACGGAAAATGAGTAAGGACAATATACAAAAAGTCTATAAACAGTATTACTAA
- a CDS encoding MerR family transcriptional regulator — protein sequence MEKTISQLAKDFSLSSRTLRYYEELELLAPKRESGRRIYRKKDVTRLKLIIRGKKYGFSLDEIKEMVLLFDQDPTGKQQLDLTIQYGEKKVSQIANRISELDKIKREMEERLEHLRQLK from the coding sequence ATGGAAAAAACGATTTCACAATTAGCAAAAGATTTCTCTCTCTCATCAAGAACCCTTCGGTATTACGAAGAGTTAGAGTTGCTTGCTCCAAAACGAGAAAGCGGGAGACGAATTTACCGAAAGAAAGATGTAACGAGGCTGAAGCTTATCATTCGCGGAAAAAAATATGGATTTAGTCTAGACGAAATAAAGGAAATGGTTTTACTTTTTGATCAGGATCCAACTGGGAAGCAACAGCTCGACCTAACAATTCAATATGGTGAAAAAAAAGTAAGCCAAATTGCAAACAGAATTAGTGAGCTTGACAAAATCAAAAGAGAAATGGAAGAAAGACTAGAGCATCTGCGGCAATTAAAATAA